From Triticum aestivum cultivar Chinese Spring chromosome 7B, IWGSC CS RefSeq v2.1, whole genome shotgun sequence:
GTTGAAGTACACTCTCTTGAGTCCTTGAACTCATCGGAAAATACCCTTAACTTCACCCACTCAGATATCACTTCCTTCCTTTTTTGTAGTCCACCTAAAATAGATCGACATCGCCAATGTGTTATTTTAGTGGCACTACACAAAATAGTCCTACATAAAGAGTGATTTATGTGGTACACTAAAATGTCACGACAACAACGAAGTGTGTTTGTCCCCTATATATAATAAACAACATTACATCTTACAAACTTAATATCATACATATATGGGAATAACTAACTTAATAGCCAACGAAAAGTGGCATGCATACACATGGTGTGGAATGTATACTGCTACAGCAAACTATTATGACATACTACTATAGCAAACCTCATAACATGGGAAGCTaggtagtaagacatagtacttaATTAGATTAAAACTTTGAGTATAAGTTGCTCGAACATGAATCATAAAATCCAAGCAAACTATTATAGCAAATAGTCCTAACATAGTACTATGACAAACTCGTATCACATAGCACATAATTAGATCAAAACTTTAAGTACAAGTAGCTAGAATATGGATCCTAATATCCTAATAAACTACTATAACAAACTACCCTTAACTAGTAATATAGCAAGTTCCTAACACATAGCACTTACATTAGATCTTAAACTATGATTGGTAGAAAGAGAAGGAGCTCACCATCATGGGCACTGTCGCGGCCGAAGATGTTGGCATAAAATCCGGGAATACGACCTCGCGCGATCCTAAAGGTGCCTGAAGTGGACGCCTCTACCGTCCCAAGACAAGCTCGCCTTTCAGCGAGGGCACGCCGGAAGAGGAGAGGGCAGTTGCTGCTTCCCCCATCGTGTTCGCATCGCCCTTACCGATACCAAGCTACTTGTTGTATAGGCAAGAACCATTTTCCCTCTCTGTTGATCCAAACCATGCGTGTGTGCTTGATTCAAACCATGTTATAAGACAAACTGCACGCATCATATATTGTGCATGGATGATTTATGTGTTATATATGCCATCAATCATGTAAGCAGAAATTTATTTCCTAAAAAAACTGCGCATTGATTTATTTGTTGGAGTTTTCTCAGGTTGGAGGTTTATGTGTTTAAGGTTTCTTAGGATGTTAACTTCCCATTGAACATATGTTGGTTATATTTAAATTTACGTGCGCTTGTGTTGGTCTATTGGAGAATTGCCCGCTGCTTTGAATTGTTAAACATGTGTTTTTGTTCTAGACTTATCTGATGTGTGTCGGCCGTTGAGTTGAGGCTATATGCGATGTTGGTCACCTGAGTTCGGTGCCATGCTTAATTACTCTAGGCATGTTTAAGTGTGTTCCGGTATGGTTTGTTGTTTGTTTCAAGAAAAaaggagaggggggaggggggggggggggggggggggagttgtgAGTTTCCAGTGTTTGCATGTCAAGAAAACGTGCGACTGAATGTGTACCTCATGAAAGTTTCCAGTGCAGACCGTAGTGTGGAGGCTACTACTTATTTGGAGCCAGTATGGAGGAGCTGGTGGGCTGCCGCTAGACAACGACAATGTTGCATGGTCGAGCTGTAACTGTCAGCAGGTGATGTTCGAAGGCGATGTTGGTGATCCAACATGGTGGTCTTCATTGGTGACACGTCCTGACTAGGTCACCAGAGAAGAGAGAGTCAGTGCATGGTCATGGATGTCGGTGAGATCGACATCAAACCTTGACATGTCGTGTAGTAGCATGGACATCTTTCTCTCGTGTTTTCTTTAGCGAGTCTTCGGGTTTGGTTCATCTCGCAGCGAGGCACCACAATGTCCCCGTCTATGAATAATGTTCTCCCCGCGCATGCATTGATATGTTCATCAATGGCGGAGATGACGGAGTCCTGGACTAGAGGGTACTCACAACGTCGTCTTCTGACCAggtgggtcgggccgaggaccctTGGTGGTTGACTAATGGGCCACTTGAAGAAGCCCATGACGCATACAAGAAAGATTTCACAAGACTTGGCACACAAGATGGGAGGACTCCTCTCAATCCTAGGCCTCTCGTGCATTATATAAGCCGTGGTCAGGCTAGCGGATAGATCATATTATAGATCATTGAATCATAcacaacaatctcgtggtagatacctgTACTTTGTACTATGCCCCATATCAATACAATAAAAAGCAGGATCCATGTGGAGCTGTTTTCCAGCGTGTCATCTGGTCGGTTAAAGTTGGTGGATCCATCTGGATTCGACCGACGTTCCTAGTCTTCGGGGTTTCTAAAGAATCTCATACGCGTTTTGTTCCCCGGGGCAGCAACTTGCTTTGCAGATCGTGACCGCCTATGTCCCTTGTTCCGCATTGACGACTTCCTAACCGCTACTTctacaactttttggatttaaaaaAGTTTGCTCCGCCAAGGCCGCTGGTGGATTAATGAGGAAGAAAACTTGAGCCGCCAAGAATTTGAACGTACttcttatctctctctatggctgTGGTTGTAAGGACCTTAGCTAATTAAGATATAGCTTTGGGCCCTTTAACAAAAAATAGATTTCTTTTGTAGACATGAACATTTTGAAGTACTATTATATTTTCAGTACATACTAGTCAATGATAGTTTGACAATGACACAAAACAGTTTTGTGTGTATATGTAAAAAGCTCACGAGCAGTGTGAACCATTTATGTAATGAACATGAACAATGTGTTCTTAAACTACGTGAACAAAAGTATTTAACAATATTTTTTTTCCATTGATACTGAGACTTGATTTTACATAATATTTACAACTTCCAAAAAAATATGCATAAACGCACTTTTTTCATATATGATGTATTTAAGAGAGTTTTTGCCGGTGATTTATTTAAGAGATTTTAACCATATTTGTTTTTCTCTAAAAACACAAAAAAGATTTTTGAAAAATAACCTACACATTAACGGGCCGGGCTAGTAGCTCCCCTCATTTATAGACTTTATTATAATATGTGGTTTCTGTTTTTGTTGACAGCAAAGGTCAAATCAAGTCTCCCCGACCGACCCCCGTGTCGGTCAGCCGCACAAGCTGGAGGGGAAAGAGGAACCGGAGAACAACTAAACCCGTCCCCTCCCGTGCTGCTCGCTCGCGTGTCCCGCAAACAAAATCCCGGCGACTTGCACGCCGCCTTCCTGTTCGTTCTAGGGTTTCAGCCTGCACCGGCGCCCGGCGACTCCCCCTCGATCCGCGAGCTCCGCTCCTCCCTGCTTGAGGTATACTGTCACCCCTTTCATGTCCCGCTCTTCGTATATCTCTCCCGGCGTTGGTGATGGGATTAATCATCTTCCTGTTTACCCACCAATCTAACTAATATTCTTCAGTTTACCCATCATTCTATAATTATTTCCTTTCAGCAATGGCAACGCACGCAGATCCACGTCTTTACCCTACAGTGGAAGTGGTAGGGCTTCTCCCTCCATAAAAAACAAGCTGGCTATTTACTCGCAAAACAAGTACTCCCCCGTTTCAAAATATATGACCCAACTTTGTAGTCATCTATTttcaaacagagggagtattaattagcTTCGACTGACTTCTTTTTCTTGTATAGATTTGCGCCGTATTTGTTGATCAATACTATCATGTTCTACATGAGACACCAAACCAGGCGTACAAATTTTATCATGACAGGAGCACGATTGGCCGGGCACGTTCTGATGGAGTCGTGGAATACGTAACAACACTGCCCGTAAGTTCCTCTATACAAATATTAGTTTTCTCTTGCTACAAACTGGAGTATCAATCTTTGTACGAAAATATTCGCAGAAAGAACTTCATATGAAAATCCTATTATTATGTAACACTTTTATGTATATAATACTATGTTCTTACTAGTTAATTTAGATTGGTAACCACTCCCTTGATTTTAGCTACCGGCCACCAAGAGTGACTTGTGGATAAACTTTTGGTAGAATTTGTACGTGCACGTAGTATTGCTCACTTTTCTATACTTAGGTTAATTATTCCTAATTAATTCTACGCCTTGTGTGTTTGAACAACAGGAGATCAACAAAACATTAATATCTATGGACTTCGGCAAATACTTGATGGAGATAGAGACAGCAGATGCAATGTCATCTCATAATGGTGGTATGCTCATTGTTGTCACTGGATCGTTAACCATGGTTGATGACGTTTGCCAAAACTTTACGCAGTCGTTCTTCCTTGCACCACAAGAAGGTGGTGGCTATTTTGTCCTCAATGACATATTTAGGATTATGTATAAAACTTCACGACTTGCCATAACTCAATCCGATAGTCAAGAAAATGAGATCAAGAGTAACGTGGGATCTATTCTTGAATCGAGAGAGGCAGAGTGCATGAAGGACGATGTAACAGTGGAGAATAAGCTTGCAGACTTGGAAGTTCTAAACCCCTCTGCTGGCACAACATATGAAAATTATGATTACACCGAGCCACTTGTGGAAGTGACCAGAGAGGATCTAGAAGGAATTCATGATGCTTTTCCTCCTCCACCTCAACCTCGAAAGGATGCTACTAGCAGCTCTTACGCATCAATTGTGACTTCCCTGTTTTCCCGTCTACGTAATGTGAGGGGTTAAGGTCGACCGAGGATGTCTTAGGACCAGGAAAGGCCCTAACTTATAGAAAGGTGGCATTGCTCTTACCCAAGAAGGAACTGTGTCCAACTTAAGGCAGCTCGCTTTGCTCAGTATTATGTCTTACTATCATAGTGCTGACATATACTATTGTAGTTACTACATTCACATTGCATACAAtcatacattattatcattttctttatttatttgtggAATCCCAATACAAGATTGTGGATATGATATATTTTTTCATTTGATGTTCTATGATAATGTATGATCATACAAAAATGCTAAAGTTGTGAGCATGGGGGTCTACGCATGGGGCCGCAGGACAAACCTCCACTTTGATTTTGATTTAGCCGCCTCCCTCCCCATGACGGTCATTTCAACCTAACCACCATTAGATTTTCATGCCTTCTGTAAGATAGATTTGGTAAATTAGCATTACTCACCATAATATGGTACTCCCTTCGATCCGAATTAATATGCAACCTATGTTCATTTATATTGTACTAGCACAGTGCCCGTGCGTTGCGGGAAAAGCAAATCCATTTGTGTTGCCATGCACCCTCTTCACCGCTGTCGCCATGGTGGTCACGTGTCTAGCTATTCGTGATGAACGTGGTCAATCGCAAGGTAACAAGCGTGATCTTATattatggacggagggagtactttgtatGCCCTACATCACAGAGGAAAATGTTATCGACCTTGAAAATTCACCAAGAGAATCTGATAGACCACAATGGCATTATCAATCTAGAATGAATTGGAGATGCTCGTGCAACCATCTTGGAAATGGGTATCAAATAATTGAGATTTAAAAGAATCATTTAAATCAATGTCGTAATTAAGATATTGCTAAGGCCCTTCCTAGTGCTCCACCGTGAACATGTGCTAAGAATGCCACATAAGCGAAAATATGACATGACACAACAATTATGGAGGAGAGAGAGCAccttggtgacccaaggaagaaccAATGACAAGTGCGTGAACCTAGGCAAACCAATTAAATAGAACAACCTGACCAATGCAAGAAAGACTTTCGGTGCTAACTCATTAAATAAAGTGAGTTTAGAAACAACAAGTTAGCATTGCGGAGTCAAGTtttgctaagctatttaatgcacttagcacctcatctaagcacctttgcattggtAGAGGCCTAagaggttagagcatctccagccgttcggccgcccaggacgccgaaaaagcgTCGTCTGAGGCCGAAACGGCATTTCATTTAGGCGTGAGGGCGATTGTGTTCCCAGACGCCGCCACCAGGTCGTCCCCAAATCAGCGCAAGCATGACACAAACTCAGTGATTTGATTCAAATTTGTACAAAACACGGCACAAACTCGGCGATTTCATTCAAATTTGTAAGAAAAAACAGAGAACAACTACGCCGGGGGCACCTGGACGCCGCCGGCGCTCAAGCTCCACGAGCCCAGCACCCGCATGTCTGGGGGCACAGGGtagtcggcctcgtagaggaggcgtGCCTCGTCTTCGCAGGTGGCGTCGGCCGAAAACGTTCGCTGTCGCGACGTCGCCTGGGTGCCGCTCGGCCATTGACCGTCGTCGGTGGAAGAGGGGCGAGTGGCTTCTATGACGAGACGAGGCGAGAGGAGGAGGCGAGTTGTGGCGACTATGGCGTTCACCGGCAGGGAGGTCGGCTTTTATAGCCGAAGCGGGGCGGTGGGAAAGCAGCCTGCCGGGTGCCGCGTGGCGGGAGCAGGCGGGACACGCGTCGCGGCGCCTTCACTgcaccgcccgtgaggcatcaatggaaagCTGATCGGCGCTGCAGCGcgacagccttggcattgattctcgCGGGAACCGAGGTGATtaggacgacgaagcggcgtgtCGCTAACTCGGTGGGCCCAATCCTGTTCATGCCAAATTAAGTTCCCCGGCGCGCCCCAGCGCACCATGTTCGTCCTGGGTCCACTGGCGCCAGTTTCGGGCCTAACCAGCGAAAAATGGGCTCCTAGGGGCGCGACTGGGCGCCGCTAAAAAACGGCCTTGAGGGAGGGGCTATTGCGGGTGCGGCAGGAGATGCTCTTACAAGGAACATTCCATGGGAAGGTAAGGCATGGTTACTTCTTAGCTGCTTGCCTGGCTGCTTTATTATTGTAGATGCGGTTCCTTTGGGATCCATACAAACCGATTGTCAGCCGTCATAAATTATGTCAAATTTAGGAGCTggggaaaaaatagaaaaaaaaacactTCATGGTGTTTAAGATTATGATAAGCATTAATATCGAGGTCGAGATATGCGACATAAAGAAGGCGTACCTGTGATTTTCCCCAAATGTGAGAATCTCTGCAAGTGCCTCTCAATTGCATACCAAAACGAAAATTCATGTGATGTACAGTATAGAGGAACTTATtcatacactagtgcagaaccgggcaatagcaccggttcgtaaggccctttagtgccggttacataaccggcactaaattatggtcactaaagccccccccccctttagtaccggttcagcacgaaccggtgctaaagggcaaccacgtggcacgagccagctccgggggcctggagccctttagtaccggttggtaagaccaaccggtactataaggtttggggatttttagttttatgatttctttttcatttaattttgtgtttccattttaattcttttttgtttgctggtattttacgatactacacattgtaaacattatgcatatatatatatatatatatatatataaatagaatttctagtagaaccaatcatcgagttcaacatgattgtcatgatattataagcgttcatatataacaccacaaaatcaaatcacttaagttcagaacgaagaacacgaacatgaaaggccaagtactaattaagagcagcatgaagaactagctaaatcactcctgctagctactctctctggtaaaatagcatagaacatgtatagctctcctgattgatcatactggagcatgccgatgaacctgtctcctaatcgtgggctgcgcttcttattgctgccccctagtacttctctgcgatcattaacaattttccttcaatctttcactattaagcattcatcgcttctagaaatcctgaatgcattcatgtgcaatgcaggatatcttgaccgtaagctaacaattgacatctgacctttagtctcgatcccctgaggcacaactgtcatcgggagtccctgttgaagaatatcgtatagtacttaattaatatacttagcaatgaaagtttagcaaaaaaaatatgtatgcaaaatatgcactgaggacaaatagtaaatatcttaccatcattcttaaatagatgtgaccgtagt
This genomic window contains:
- the LOC123162437 gene encoding nuclear transport factor 2-like, translating into MATHADPRLYPTVEVICAVFVDQYYHVLHETPNQAYKFYHDRSTIGRARSDGVVEYVTTLPEINKTLISMDFGKYLMEIETADAMSSHNGGMLIVVTGSLTMVDDVCQNFTQSFFLAPQEGGGYFVLNDIFRIMYKTSRLAITQSDSQENEIKSNVGSILESREAECMKDDVTVENKLADLEVLNPSAGTTYENYDYTEPLVEVTREDLEGIHDAFPPPPQPRKDATSSSYASIVTSLFSRLRNVRG